In Persephonella sp., a single window of DNA contains:
- a CDS encoding PAS domain S-box protein, with translation MLRVFLSSILVILIIVFNIYYFGLRENIDYSVLVPNSIIILVLIGAYYLTQRLKDIPEVYYKVNLGFILILAGQANFISYFLTNEKLHYLLFSEIAVKLPGVVLTIIAFYQWIRNKEKKEEKLKESEEKWHSIVEGVNEIILILQENKIKYANAKIKEILGYDPEEIKDKSLYQIMGLNLDELLEKEKDFQIKLKTKDGQERIFEFNPSVITYEGKPAVLGIFRDITNRLLREKQLKETIEKLKETKEKLHEAQELARLGYWEFEPHTLSFFLSEEAQSIFCGKDKKCVMSFNEFLELVDPEDRRTVFEVRLEAIKYKRSYEIEYRINYGGEKIIKEKAKIIHENTPKEKLIGIVYDITEIHKAYQKVLENEERYRNLFEYSNDIIIITDLEGNIIDTNQKAVYKLGYNKFDIRIMNVRELFSEDFKKHFKYLLTKLLGTGHSRFEANVKKSDDTFFPAEISASVFSIRDKKYIQLLIRDITERKVAEKELKLASIVFENALEGIIITDSNGKVLRINKELEELTGFSKKDLIGTDITFLPIFRAKHREFQKIWHSVKIKGKWQGELIALKKNSEVFPVWLSLIQVKTDGKVTNYIAMITDITMRKHKEKTLENLAYYDTLTGIPNRTYFFIKLRSMIQEALRDHSKIALLFIDLDGFKEVNDTYGHEVGDKLLIEVAKRLKKSVRRDDFVARLAGDEFVVILKDVYSKEDIIRIAYKLLSNLDKPIFINGHYIHIGASIGIAVLPDDAVELETLVKYADRAMYHSKFTGKNRYTFYSDITDNIF, from the coding sequence ATGTTAAGAGTTTTCTTATCCTCAATCTTAGTAATACTGATAATTGTATTCAACATATATTATTTTGGGCTTAGGGAAAATATTGATTATTCTGTTCTTGTTCCTAATTCAATTATAATTCTTGTACTCATTGGAGCTTATTATCTAACCCAAAGACTCAAAGATATTCCGGAAGTTTATTATAAAGTAAATCTTGGTTTTATTTTGATACTCGCAGGTCAGGCAAATTTTATTTCCTATTTTTTAACAAATGAAAAATTACATTACTTACTTTTTTCAGAAATTGCTGTAAAACTTCCGGGAGTTGTTTTAACTATTATTGCCTTTTACCAGTGGATAAGAAACAAAGAGAAAAAAGAAGAAAAACTTAAAGAAAGTGAGGAAAAATGGCATTCCATCGTTGAAGGTGTTAATGAGATTATTTTGATTCTTCAGGAAAATAAAATAAAGTATGCCAATGCAAAAATTAAGGAAATTTTAGGTTATGATCCTGAAGAAATTAAGGATAAAAGCCTATATCAAATAATGGGTCTTAATCTTGATGAGTTATTAGAAAAAGAAAAAGATTTTCAGATTAAATTAAAAACAAAAGATGGTCAGGAACGGATATTTGAGTTTAACCCCTCTGTAATCACATATGAAGGTAAACCTGCAGTTCTTGGTATATTCAGGGATATCACAAATAGACTTTTAAGAGAAAAACAGCTTAAAGAAACAATAGAAAAACTTAAGGAAACAAAAGAAAAGCTCCATGAAGCACAGGAACTGGCAAGATTAGGATACTGGGAGTTTGAACCACATACTCTTAGCTTTTTCCTTTCTGAAGAGGCTCAGAGTATTTTTTGTGGTAAAGATAAAAAGTGTGTTATGAGTTTTAATGAATTTTTAGAGCTTGTTGATCCAGAAGATAGAAGAACTGTTTTTGAAGTTAGGCTTGAAGCAATAAAGTATAAAAGGTCTTATGAGATAGAATACAGAATAAACTATGGTGGAGAAAAAATAATAAAGGAAAAAGCTAAAATCATCCACGAAAATACACCAAAAGAAAAGCTTATAGGTATAGTTTACGATATTACCGAAATTCATAAAGCCTATCAAAAAGTCCTTGAAAATGAAGAAAGATACAGAAACCTGTTTGAGTATTCAAATGACATCATTATTATCACAGACCTTGAAGGAAATATTATTGATACAAATCAAAAAGCAGTTTATAAACTCGGTTATAACAAGTTTGACATTAGAATTATGAATGTAAGGGAGCTTTTCAGTGAGGACTTTAAGAAGCATTTTAAATATTTGCTTACAAAACTATTGGGCACAGGCCATTCCAGATTTGAAGCAAATGTAAAAAAATCAGATGATACATTTTTCCCTGCAGAGATTTCTGCAAGTGTATTTTCAATAAGAGATAAAAAATATATACAACTCCTGATAAGAGACATAACAGAAAGAAAAGTAGCAGAAAAAGAACTTAAACTTGCTTCTATAGTTTTTGAAAATGCTCTGGAAGGAATTATTATCACCGATAGCAACGGTAAAGTCCTCAGAATTAATAAAGAACTTGAAGAACTTACAGGATTTAGTAAAAAAGACCTTATTGGAACAGATATAACATTCTTACCTATATTTAGGGCTAAACACAGGGAATTTCAGAAAATATGGCATTCAGTAAAAATAAAAGGTAAATGGCAAGGTGAGCTTATCGCACTGAAGAAAAATAGTGAGGTTTTTCCTGTATGGCTTTCTTTAATTCAGGTAAAAACAGATGGGAAGGTTACAAATTACATAGCTATGATAACAGATATCACAATGAGAAAACATAAGGAAAAAACACTGGAAAACCTTGCCTATTATGATACCCTCACTGGAATCCCGAACAGGACTTACTTTTTTATAAAGCTAAGATCGATGATTCAGGAAGCCCTTAGAGACCATAGTAAAATTGCTCTTTTATTCATAGACCTTGATGGATTTAAGGAAGTAAATGATACTTATGGTCACGAAGTCGGAGATAAATTGTTGATTGAAGTTGCAAAAAGGCTCAAAAAGTCTGTTAGAAGAGATGATTTTGTTGCAAGACTTGCAGGTGACGAGTTTGTGGTCATATTAAAAGATGTTTATTCAAAAGAAGACATAATTAGAATAGCCTATAAACTTTTATCAAATCTTGATAAGCCAATTTTTATAAATGGTCATTACATACATATAGGGGCAAGTATAGGTATTGCTGTTCTTCCTGATGATGCAGTTGAACTGGAAACCCTTGTTAAATATGCAGACCGTGCCATGTATCACTCTAAATTTACAGGTAAAAATAGATACACATTCTATTCAGATATCACGGATAATATCTTTTAG